In Brassica rapa cultivar Chiifu-401-42 chromosome A06, CAAS_Brap_v3.01, whole genome shotgun sequence, a single window of DNA contains:
- the LOC103871569 gene encoding uncharacterized protein LOC103871569 has translation MLLLSPINASLPPTFHRGLLFRQPVKTSCRIIAKAKDNTESGGFLENAAIAGGLVSTPVIGWSLYTLKTTGCGLPPGPAGSIGALEGVSYLVVLGIVGWSLYTKTKTGSGLPNGPFGLLGAVEGLSYLSLLAILVVFGLQFLDNGSVPGPLPSYQCFG, from the coding sequence ATGCTTCTGCTGTCTCCGATCAACGCCTCTCTACCACCGACGTTTCACCGGGGACTACTATTCCGGCAACCAGTTAAGACGTCATGCAGGATCATAGCAAAGGCCAAGGACAACACCGAGTCTGGCGGGTTTCTTGAGAATGCGGCTATAGCCGGCGGTTTAGTGTCGACGCCGGTAATTGGATGGTCACTCTACACTCTGAAGACAACTGGTTGCGGTTTACCTCCAGGACCGGCCGGTTCAATCGGCGCGTTGGAAGGTGTGAGCTACTTGGTGGTGTTGGGCATCGTGGGCTGGTCTCTGTACACCAAGACCAAAACCGGGTCGGGTCTGCCGAATGGGCCGTTTGGTTTGCTGGGTGCGGTCGAGGGATTGTCTTACCTGTCGCTTCTAGCCATTCTTGTGGTGTTCGGTTTACAGTTCTTGGATAACGGGTCGGTTCCTGGTCCACTTCCAAGTTACCAGTGTTTTGGTTAA
- the LOC103871570 gene encoding DNA polymerase epsilon catalytic subunit A, whose amino-acid sequence MSGDNRRWDRKDSRRSNTQKVVKTAEDELESKLGFGLFSEGETRLGWLLTFASSSWEDPDTGKIYSCVDLYFVTQDGFYFKTKYKFRPYFYAATKEKMELEVEAYLRRRYERQVADIEIVEKEDLDLKNHLSGLRKKYLKVSFDTVQQLMEVKRDLSHVVERNQAKFDALEAYESILAGKREQRLQDCLDSLVDLREYDVPYHVRFAVDKDVRSGQWYNVSISSTDVTLEKRTDILQRAEVRVCAFDIETTKLELKFPDAEYDQIMMISYMVDGQGFLIVNRECVGEDIEDLEYTPKPEFEGYFKVTNVSNEVELLRKWFSHMQEVKPGIYVTYNGDFFDWPFIERRASHHEIKMNEELGFRCDHNQGECRAKFVCHLDCFAWVKRDSYLPQGSHGLKAVTKAKLGYDPLEVNPEDMVQFAMEKPQTMASYSVSDAVATYYLYMTYVHPFIFSLATIIPMVPDEVLRKGSGTLCEMLLMVEAYKANVVCPNKNQADPEKFYQSHLLESETYIGGHVECLESGVFRSDIPTSFKLDTSAYQQLIDNLDRDLEYAITVEGKMRMDSVSNYDEVKEKIKEKLEKLRDCPIREEGPLIYHLDVAAMYPNIILTNRLQPPSIVTNEICTACDFNRPGKTCLRKLEWVWRGVTYMAKKSDYYHLKKQIESEFVDAGANIQSSKSFLDLPKVEQQSKLKERLKKYCQKAYRRVLDKPSTEILEAGICMRENPFYVDTVRSFRDRRYEYKTLNKVWKGKLSEAKASGNSIKIQEAQDMVVVYDSLQLAHKCILNSFYGYVMRKGARWYSMEMAGVVTYTGAKIIQNARLLIERIGRPLELDTDGIWCALPGSFPENFTFKTIDMKKFTISYPCVMLNVDVAKNNTNDQYQTLVDPVRKTYESHSECSIEFEVDGPYKAMIIPASKEEGVLLKKRYAVFNHDGTLAELKGFEIKRRGELKLIKVFQAELFDKFLHGSTLEECYSAVAAVANRWLDLLDNQGKDIADSELLDYISESSTMSKSLADYGEQKSCAVTTAKRLADFLGDTMVKDKGLRCQYIVACEPKGSPVSERAVPVAIFTLSKTEPERMKFYLGKWCKQRLSSDHKVDIRLIIDWSYYKQRLSSAIQKVITIPAAMQKVANPVPRVLHPDWLHKKVREKDDKFRQRKLADMFSSANKDGVLDKNHSVAQDDMDDIEDFCKENKPGVKGPKPIARSYEVNKEQFGREQQESKDPKCDDDISFENIDKNVDYQGWLEVKKRKWKGIVEKKKKRRLGDQRSLKQIESHEIKKKVTQVRRGVGSFFRRPEEALTSSHWQIIQLVPSPQSGQFFAWVVVEGLMLKIPLTIPRVFYINSKAPIDGKFPGKCVNKILPHGKPCYNMIEVEIQEEQFRKESKKLAALLADPEIEGIYETKVPLEFSAICQIGCVCKIDNTAKHRNTQDGWKVGELHMKTTTECRYLERSIPLLYLYNSTSTLRAIYVLYCHASKLMSAVVVNPYGDKELLPSALERQFRDGCQELSLESLSWDGIVFQVDYVDHAEAAEKIIQKAISEYREENSGPTVVVTECPDFNSIKDGIKALDDFPCVRIPFNGDDNSYQPVSWQRPAAKLAMFRCAAAFQWLDRRISQSRYAHVPLGNFGLDWLTFTVDIFLSRALRDQQQVLWVSDNGIPDLGGLNNEETFFADEVQQTSLVYPGAYRKISVELKIHHLAVNALLKSNLVSEMEGGDFLGFEQDVNPRGSSSNVNASFDETTGCAQAFRVLKQLINSCLTDVCKSRNIYADSILQRLSWWLCSPCSKLHDPALHLMLHKVMQKVFALLLTDLRRLGATIIFADFSKIVIDTGKFDLSAAKAYCDSLLTAVGNSDIFEWILLEPVHYWHSLLFMDQYNYAGIQATDDEISPDEVTIEPKWSVARLFPEYIQRDFVIIVAKFIFDPWKFSLEKKRGSSESLEAQMVEYLKEQIPSSFFNMLVAKINDIVSHMKEIDVSDASRDSSQAPKRDYTLELIQTICAVMGLDQNVEQDVRVMKRNLLKYINVKEFAAEAEFLDPGPSFILPNVACSNCDAYRDLDIGRDPALLTEKEWCCIDSQCGKIYDREQMENSLLQMVRQRERMYHMQDLVCTRCNQVKAAHLTEQCECSGSFRCKEGGSEFLKRMEIFLDIAKRQKFKLLEECTSWILDPTGSWQTNTGRHHS is encoded by the exons ATGAGCGGAGATAATCGAAGATGGGATCGAAAGGACTCGCGGAGATCGAATACTCAGAAAGTCGTGAAAACGGCGGAAGATGAGCTCGAATCTAAACTCGGATTTGGGCTTTTCTCCGAAGGGGAAACGCGCCTCGGGTGGCTACTCACATTCGCATCA TCATCTTGGGAAGATCCCGATACTGGGAAGATTTATAGCTGTGTGGATCTTTACTTTGTTACTCAG gACGGGTTTTATTTCAAGACAAAGTACAAGTTCCGCCCGTACTTCTATGCAGCTACGAAA GAGAAAATGGAACTGGAAGTTGAAGCGTACTTGAGACGGCGATATGAAAGACAAGTTGCTGATATTGAGATTGTTGAAAAAGAGGATCTTGATCTT AAAAATCATCTATCTGGCCTGCGAAAGAAATACCTAAAAGTATCATTTGATACTGTGCAACAATTGATGGAAGTCAAGAGGGATCTGTCGCATGTTGTCGAACGAAACCAGGCAAAATTTGACGCACTTGAAGCATACGAATCCATTTTGGCTGGAAAACG AGAACAACGTCTTCAAGATTGCTTAGACTCTTTAGTGGACCTCCGCGAGTACGATGTTCCTTATCATGTTCGATTTGCAGTTGATAAAG ATGTGCGGAGTGGGCAATGGTACAATGTCAGTATTTCCAGCACTGATGTCACACTAGAGAAGAGGACAGATATTCTCCAGCGCGCAGAAGTCCGTGTTTGTGCATTCGATATAGAGACAACAAAGCTTGAGTTGAAATTTCCGGATGCTGAATATGATCAAATTATGATGATATCTTACATGGTCGATGGGCAAGGTTTTCTAATTGTTAACAGAGAG TGTGTTGGCGAAGACATAGAAGATCTGGAGTATACACCCAAACCAGAGTTTGAAGGATATTTCAAAGTTACTAACGTTAGCAACGAG GTTGAACTCCTTCGAAAATGGTTTTCCCATATGCAAGAGGTTAAACCCGGTATTTATGTTACATATAACGGTGATTTTTTCGACTGGCCATTTATAGAACGCAGAGCATCCCATCATGAGATCAAAATGAATGAG GAGTTGGGATTCCGTTGTGATCATAATCAAGGTGAATGTCGAGCTAAATTCGTTTGCCATTTAGATTGTTTTGCTTGGGTGAAACGGGATAGCTATCTTCCTCAGGGAAGCCATGGTCTGAAG GCCGTTACAAAGGCGAAACTGGGCTATGATCCACTGGAAGTGAACCCAGAAGACATGGTTCAGTTTGCCATGGAGAAACCACAG ACAATGGCCTCCTATTCTGTCTCTGATGCTGTTGCAACTTATTACCTATACATGACATATGTTCACCCGTTCATTTTTTCTCTCGCGACTATCATCCCTATGGTCCCTGATGAGGTCTTACGTAAAGGAAGTGGAACCCTTTGTGAAATGCTTCTGATGGTTGAG GCGTATAAGGCAAATGTTGTATGTCCCAATAAAAACCAAGCTGACCCTGAGAAGTTCTACCAAAGTCACCTTCTTGAAAGTGAGACATATATTGGTGGCCATGTAGAGTGCCTCGAAAGTGGTGTTTTCCGATCTGACATTCCAACCAGTTTTAAGCTAGACACATCGGCATACCAG CAACTGATCGATAACCTTGACCGGGATCTGGAGTATGCTATCACTGTAGAAGGGAAAATGAGAATGGATTCAGTTTCCAATTATGATGAAGTGAAGGAAAAAATCAAGGAAAAG CTGGAAAAGTTACGAGATTGCCCTATACGTGAAGAGGGACCTCTTATTTATCACCTTGATGTTGCAGCGATGTATCCAAATATCATCTTAACAAATAGGCTTCAG CCACCATCAATAGTTACGAATGAAATTTGCACCGCATGTGATTTCAACCGCCCGGGAAAAACGTGTCTTCGAAAACTTGAATGGGTTTGGCGTGGGGTGACATACATGGCCAAGAAAAGTGATTATTACCATCTGAAGAAGCAGATTGAGTCCGAATTTGTTGATGCTGGTGCAAATATTCAGTCTTCAAAATCTTTCCTTGATCTACCAAAGGTGGAGCAACAATCTAAACTAAAAGAAAGACtgaaaaaatattgtcaaaag GCATATCGACGAGTACTTGACAAGCCAAGCACTGAAATTCTTGAGGCTGGGATATGCATGAGAGAAAATCCGTTTTATGTAGACACTGTTCGAAG CTTTCGAGATAGGAGGTATGAATACAAAACACTTAACAAGGTCTGGAAGGGAAAGTTGTCAGAGGCCAAGGCAAGTGGCAATTCAATCAAGATCCAGGAAGCACAG GACATGGTAGTGGTTTACGATTCCTTGCAGCTAGCTCATAAGTGTATTCTTAATTCCTTCTATGGATATGTCATGCGAAA GGGTGCAAGATGGTACTCTATGGAAATGGCTGGTGTAGTTACCTATACTGGAGCCAAAATCATCCAGAATGCCCGTTTGCTTATTGAGCGTATTGGGAGACCACTTGAGTTGGATACAGATGGTATATGGTGTGCTCTACCTGGATCTTTTCCTGAGAACTTTACTTTTAAGACGAT AGACATGAAGAAATTCACGATCTCTTATCCGTGTGTAATGCTTAATGTTGATGTGgctaaaaataatacaaatgatcaaTATCAG ACTCTTGTAGATCCTGTACGCAAGACGTACGAGTCGCATAGTGAATGCTCCATTGAATTCGAAGTGGATGGACCGTACAAG GCAATGATTATTCCTGCATCGAAAGAAGAAGGAGTCTTACTTAAGAAGCGGTATGCTGTTTTCAATCATGACGGAACCTTAGCAGAACTCAAGGGATTTGAGATCAAGCGTAGAGGGGAGCTGAAACTCATTAAAGTTTTCCAG GCCGAGCTTTTTGACAAATTTCTCCATGGATCAACACTTGAAGAGTGTTATTCTGCTGTTGCAGCCGTTGCAAATCGGTGGCTTGACCTACTCGAT AATCAAGGAAAAGATATTGCCGACAGTGAACTACTAGATTATATATCAGAATCAAGCACCATGAGCAAATCCTTAGCAGATTATGGTGAGCAAAAGTCATGTGCAGTGACCACAGCAAAACGCCTGGCTGATTTTCTTGGTGATACAATGGTCAAAGATAAAGGACTGCGTTGCCAATACATTGTTGCTTGTGAACCAAAG GGGTCACCTGTAAGTGAACGTGCTGTCCCTGTTGCCATATTTACCTTATCTAAAACGGAACCTG AAAGAATGAAGTTTTATCTGGGAAAATGGTGCAAGCAGCGCCTTAGTTCAGACCATAAAGTTGATATTCGTTTAATTATTGACTGGTCGTATTACAAGCAGCGTCTTAGTTCAGCTATCCAAAAAGTTATCACCATTCCCGCTGCAATGCAGAAG GTGGCAAATCCCGTTCCTAGGGTGCTTCATCCTGATTGGCTTCATAAAAAGGTCCGTGAAAAAGATGATAAATTTCGCCAGAGAAAACTAGCTGATATGTTCAGCTCAGCAAACAAAGATGGTGTGTTGGACAAAAATCATTCGGTGGCTCAAGATGATATGGACGATATTGAGGATTTTTGCAAAGAAAACAAGCCTGGCGTAAAGGGACCAAAGCCAATTGCACGTTCTTATGAAGTTAATAAAGAACAGTTTGGACGTGAGCAGCAAGAGAGCAAGGATCCAAAGTGCGATGACGATATCTCATTTGAGAACATTGACAAGAACGTGGATTACCAAGGTTGGCTTGaagtgaaaaaaagaaaatggaaaggaattgtggagaagaagaagaaacgaaG GTTGGGTGATCAACGATCTTTAAAGCAGATTGAATCTCATGAGATAAAGAAAAAAGTCACACAGGTTAGAAGAGGTGTAGGTTCATTCTTTAGGAGGCCTGAAGAAGCTTTGACTAGCTCACATTGGCAG ATAATACAGCTGGTCCCAAGTCCACAGAGCGGACAATTTTTCGCTTGGGTGGTTGTGGAAGGATTGATGCTTAAAATCCCATTGACAATCCCAAGAGTGTTTTACATTAATTCCAAAGCTCCTATAGATGGAAAATTTCCCGGAAAGTGTGTCAACAAGATTCTTCCTCATGGAAAGCCTTGTTATAATATGATTGAG GTAGAGATTCAGGAAGAACAATTTAGAAAAGAAAGCAAGAAGCTTGCAGCTCTTCTTGCAGACCCTGAAATTGAG GGCATATATGAAACAAAGGTGCCGCTGGAGTTTAGTGCTATATGTCAGATAGGATGTGTATGCAAAATTGATAACACAGCCAAGCACCGTAACACCCAAGATGGATGGAAAGTTGGTGAACTTCATATGAAAACTACAACTGAATGCCGCTACCTGGAGCGATCAATTCCACTTCTTTACTTGTATAACAG CACCTCAACACTACGTGCTATATATGTTCTATATTGTCATGCATCGAAGCTTATGTCTGCCGTGGTAGTTAATCCTTATGGCGACAAGGAATTATTACCATCTGCCCTAGAGAGACAGTTTAGAGATGGTTGCCAAGAATTGTCACTTGAGTCATTGTCTTGGGATGGTATCGTTTTCCAG GTGGACTATGTTGACCATGCTGAAGCTGCCGAAAAGATTATACAAAAAGCGATAAGTGAATACAG AGAAGAAAATTCTGGACCAACTGTTGTAGTCACTGAATGCCCTGACTTTAATTCCATCAAGGATGGTATAAAAGCCCTGGATGATTTCCCATGTGTGAGGATTCCCTTCAACGGCGATGACAATAGTTATCAG CCTGTCTCCTGGCAACGTCCGGCAGCAAAATTAGCAATGTTCCGTTGTGCTGCAGCATTTCAGTGGTTGGATCGAAGGATTTCCCAGTCAAGATATGCCCAT GTGCCTTTGGGGAATTTTGGACTAGATTGGTTAACATTCACAGTAGATATCTTCCTGTCCAGGGCACTCCGCGACCAGCAGCAG GTCCTTTGGGTGTCAGATAATGGTATTCCAGACCTTGGTGGTCTGAACAATGAAGAGACATTCTTTGCTGATGAG GTGCAACAGACAAGTTTGGTATATCCTGGAGCGTATAGAAAAATTTCTGTGGAGTTAAAg ATCCATCACTTGGCTGTTAATGCCCTTCTGAAAAGCAACCTGGTGAGCGAGATGGAAGGAGGTGACTTTTTGGGATTTGAACAGGATGTGAATCCTAGAGGAAGTAGTTCGAACGTTAACGCCAGTTTTGATGAGACCACTGGATGTGCTCAAGCATTCCGAGTCCtgaaacaattaattaatagttGCTTGACTGATGTGTGTAAATCACGCAATATATATGCTGATTCCATTTTGCAACGTTTGTCTTGGTGGCTCTGTAG CCCTTGCTCGAAGCTTCATGATCCAGCTCTTCATCTCATGCTTCACAAG GTCATGCAAAAGGTGTTTGCGCTGCTTTTGACTGATTTGCGGAGATTAGGTGCAACAATAATATTTGCAGACTTCTCAAAGATCGTTATCGACACAGGGAAATTTGATCTATCTGCTGCTAAGGCTTATTGTGACAGCTTGCTCACAGCTGTAGGGAATAG CGATATCTTTGAGTGGATCTTGCTCGAGCCGGTTCACTACTGGCACTCATTACTCTTCATGGACCAG TATAACTACGCTGGTATCCAAGCTACCGACGATGAAATTTCACCTGACGAAGTGACTATTGAACCAAAGTGGAGTGTCGCTCGACTTTTCCCTGAGTATATTCAG AGGGATTTCGTCATAATTGTTGCCAAGTTTATATTTGACCCATGGAAATTCTCATTAGAGAAGAAAAGAGGCAGTTCAGAGAGTTTAGAGGCACAGATGGTAGAATATCTAAAGGAACAG ATACCATCCAGCTTCTTTAATATGCTTGTTGCAAAAATCAATGATATCGTGTCACACATGAAGGAGATAGACGTTTCAGATGCATCTCGGGATTCTAGTCAAGCTCCCAAAAGAGATTACACGTTAGAGCTCATACAAACTATCTGTGCTGTTATGGGTCTTGACCAAAATGTCGAGCAAGATGTTCGG GTAATGAAAAGGAATCTGTTGAAGTACATTAACGTAAAAGAATTTGCCGCTGAAGCCGAATTTCTTGATCCTGGGCCTTCCTTTATCTTACCTAATGTGGCTTGCAG CAACTGTGATGCCTACAGAGACCTAGATATTGGCAGAGACCCAGCTCTATTAACAGAGAAAGAATGGTGCTGCATAGATTCACAATGTGGGAAGATATATGACAGAGAGCAGATGGAAAATAGTCTTCTCCAGATGGTGAGACAGAGAGAAAGAATGTACCACATGCAGGATCTAGTTTGCACTAGGTGCAATCAGGTGAAAGCGGCTCATTTGACAGAGCAGTGTGAGTGTTCTGGATCCTTTAGATGCAAGGAGGGCGGGTCTGAGTTCCTCAAGAGGATGGAGATTTTCTTGGATATAGCAAAGCGCCAGAAGTTTAAACTGTTAGAAGAATGCACATCTTGGATCTTAGATCCCACCGGAAGCTGGCAAACCAATACCGGAAGACATCATTCATAG